DNA from Rhinolophus sinicus isolate RSC01 linkage group LG16, ASM3656204v1, whole genome shotgun sequence:
CGCCCTGCTGGAGGACTTGGAGTCCACCACCTCCCACATCTCCAAACGGCCTGTGTTCTTGTCCGAGGAGACCCCCTACTCCTACCCAACTGGAAACCACACATACCAGGAGATTGCTGTGCCACCTCctgtccctccacccccatccagcGAGGCCCTCAACGGCACGATCCTTGACCCCTTAGACCAGTGGCAGCCCAGTGCCTCCCGATTCATCCACCAGCAGGTAGGTAGAGGCAGGGGCTGTAGCCCCTAGAGGCTAAAGGAGCTTATCTGGCAGCAGCTTGGGGAGCCAGGGGAGGAGTGGGCTCAGGGCAAGGGGAGAGGGGCCAGCTGTCCCCACCAGGAACCTCGTGAGGGGGGGCGGTGACCAAGTGTTAATCACCTGTCTCCAGCCGGAGTGTGGAAATTCCCTGGTGAGCAGCAGCCTCCTGGGGGTGACTCGGgctgttccttttcctctcctcgGGGAGGCTCAGAGCACTCTCCTTCCTATAGCCTCAGTCCCCGCCGCCTGTGTACGGCTCCGGTGCCAAAACGCCCAGTGCCTCCATCCCCCAGGACGGCGTCGGCCCTCCATGTCCCCGAGCCGGTGAAGAAGAGCACGTCTACAGGTACTGCTCCAGCCCCTGCCTGCGCACCTGTCCCTCCTGCTTGGAAACTCCAGGGAccagctggggctggaggcagctgcggccagggccaggggctgTGCTGCCTCAGGGGTCATTGGGCTAACATCTCCGTGTAGCAGCTATTACATCACCCCAGTTGCTGGGAACTGAGGCAAGACTTCCTTCCTCCGCTCTTCCTAGCACATCCCTTCCCCACTCTCTGCCCTCTTGCGGGGGGAGACTCTATCCCCTTCACCTTATTCTGGAGAATTTGGGGGTCGCTAAAGCTGGGGAACGTCTCTCACTGGGGTCTTCTCTTTGCCTCTCAAAGCTTCCCCAACAAGCAAAAGTCAACTGAGCCTTCACCCACCGTGATGAGCTCCTCCCTGGGCAGCAACCTTTCTGAACTTGACCGCCTGCTGCTGGAACTGAACGCTGTGCAGCATAACCCCCCAGGCTTCCCTGCAGGTAGGGCTGAGTCCCTGGGGCGGGGGCCTGCCAGAATCCCCAGACCCACCCGCTGGCTACTGGCTCCCCAGAGACCTCAGGTTTGAGCAGCCTTTCTCTCGCCCTCTCCCTAGATGAGGCCAACTCGAGCCCCCTGCTGCCTGGGACTCTGAGCCCCCACTATGGCATCCCAGAGAATAACAGCCTGCTGGGTGGCAAAGCTGGGCCCCTGATGAAAGAGAAGCCCAAGCGGAACGGGGGCCGGGGCTTGGAGGACGTGCGGCCCAGCGTGGAGAGTCTTCTGGATGAGCTGGAGAgctctgtgcccagccctgtgtGAGTGTCCTCTGGGCTTGCCCAGGCAGAGAGGCCTCGTCCAGCCAGTGTCCGTGCTCCAGTATCTGCCCACTTAGCCCCCTCGTCACTCCTTCCCTCTACAAGTCCCTGTTGTCTGCCAGGCCCTGCAGCAAGCACTGCGGGTATTGCTGAGTTACACGGACTCCGTTCCTGCCTTCAGTAAGCCTGCCATCCTTTAGGAAAGACACATCGTGCTCGCTGAGGGTGCCTGCAGCTTAGGAGCCACACAGTAGGGTTCAAACCTTGGCTCTGCCCTTACTAAGTGTCATCTCTCAAGCCTTAGTTTTTCCACCTATAAAGTGTTATTAGGGGCTGTGGGGTGATGGGGATAAGGCCACCCGCCTCAATAAGGGTGAGACCCAATCATAAATGTAAAGCACATTGAATGGTTTCTGGCTCATAGCACATGATGTACATGGTAAGTGCTTTCTAAATGTTAGCTCTTCTCAGTGTGACCGTGTCTTTAGGACAGTCACACATGCACAGCTGTGGAGGGTACGCGGGGTATTCTGGCTTGTTTAACAGGCAAGCTTGAACTTGGGCTGGAGGGCCAGAGGCATCTTCCTGGGAAGGATGCCGTTTGAGCGGCCCTCTCATCTCCCACATCCACTCACCTTGGAGCTCTGTCCCCCGGGCTGACAGCAGCCCCCTCCCAACGATGGGTCCCCAGGAGATACTGGGAGTTGGTGGGCTTCCCAGTGGTTGGGGGTGACAGGACCCCACTGTTAGAGCTGACATTGATTCCCTGAGGAGGGGAGGGCCACTCTGGGGGAGCGTGGGGCTCGGCTCTGGGGTTCCCACTGATGTCCTGCCTGGCCTGCAGCCCCGCCATCACTGTGAACCAGGCGGAGATGAGCAGTCCTCAGCGAGTCACCTCCAGCCAGCAGCAGACACGCATCTCGGCCTCCTCTGCCACCCGGGAGCTGGATGAGCTGATGGCCTCACTGTCGGATTTTAAGGTGCCTGGAGGCCCCTCTTCCCTGCCCCGTACCCTCTGTCTCCCCCATCCTCCTCCTGTACCTCAGTGTGAGTAGCTGGAACTCGGCCCCTCAGTTTGGATGCCTTGCCCCAAGCCAGGGACCCTGCAGTGCCTTGGCCTTGCCAGGGTGCGGGGGAGGGAGGGCCAGGCCAGGCTGGTGGGGACTGAGCTGCCTTGCAGCCTGGGCAGGCAGGAAAGCGCTCAGCAGGGACATTCCTTCCCCCCGGGGTGCTCTCAGCTCCCAGCCACCCAGGGAGGGGATCAGGAGGCTGGGACAAAGGGCCCTGTGTTGATGGCTGCCCTTGGTGGGGGAGGGCATTCTCTGCTGGGCCATGTGAGCCTTGGGGTTCTGTGCCTGAGAGGTCATTTGCCCTAGAGCCCCATCTCCCACGCTGGCTGTCCTCAACACGTcgtctttctttctgcctctggcTTCTGCATCCAGAGGCCTCCTTTGCCTGGCTCCTGTCCGGCCCCTTCTCCCTCCATGGGCCTCTAAGTCCCCACAAGTTCTGTCTGTGGAAAACCTAACCTGTCGGGCTGCTGGGACAGTCCTGCATGCGGcacttcttcccctccccttccgGGCCTCCCCAGGCCTGCCAGGCCCGAGATGTTTTATTGAAAAGATGTGGTGCCTCCATGGGATTGGTATTGACTGAGCTCTCCAACAGTTGCTGACTGCACTCTTCCATGTGGGTTGACCTTTGGCGCGTGACTTAGGGAATCTGAGAAGGGGAGCGAGTGGTCCATGTGCTCTTGGCCCTGATGGTGCCTCCAAACCTCTCTTCAGCTGGGGTTtcgtggtggggggtgggagcgagcctgaggggagggggctgagcTACTAGCAGTTCTGAGCAGCCAAGGTCAGGATCAAGTGTGTTGGACCCAGGCATTGGCCTAAGGGAGCCTTGCCCGAACACCCTTTGGTGCGATGATGCTCTCTGAGAGCCCATGTCATGATGCCCCGTGAGAAGCTGAGCTGGTTCTCGCTGTGCCCCTAGAGCAAGGTTTCAGGGACATAGGGAAGCTGGGTTTGTCTGGAAGAGACCGAGCTGAGCATGGAGCCAAGGTTGGAGGGGGCAGAGCAGCTGCCTGTGGCTGACTCTCCCTTGGTGGTTCCTGGGCTgacctccctggtcacctgtcTCTCATGGTCACCTCCCCTTAGCCTTTCTCCGTCCTACTACTCTGACGGGGGTGGCCTCCCAGGCTTTGCTCAGTGGCTGCTTTCTGCTGCCTGGGTTTGATGGGGGCCAAGGACTTGGAGCCCAGGAAAACCCTGTTGGCCATCATGCTTCAGCGTTGCAGCTACCCTGGTCAGTGTAGGTGGTAGCTCTCAGAGCCCTAAGGCCTAGCGCACCCCTTGCAGTGAGCTTCCTTCTTCACCgctcccatctctctctcctctcccctctgccttttgtctttctcctcctccagaCCAGCTCCTCGGCTGTGGCCTTGAATTCCCTGGGGCTgctgcccagctcagctccatCCTCACACCACAtacttccttctcctcctcctcctcctcctcctgggccctCTGTTTTCTTGCCATCTGCTACTAAACCCTCCCCTGGAGGCCACTGTCACACCCCGGAGGGCCTCTGTGTTGCGGTTAATGATAAAGGACAGGGCCTTGTACCTCCTGCGGCCCCCAGCTGGCTTGATTTGGCCGGCCTTGGAGTAACAGCTGACACCCCCGACTCAAGGTGTCCTTCTGTGGAGGATTCTCGGGGGCCATTTGGTACAGCGAGTCAGGCTCGAGTTCGGAGCCTGACAAGCCTCACCAGTGAGCGTTCCAGGGCTCCCCACAGCCACACTCCACCCGGAGCTGGGTGTGTAGGTTCCCAGGAGCCTAGAGACCCCCAAGGGCTGTCAGCCAACCGTGGGCATCCAGAGGAGGCTGTGGCTGTCACGTGGGAGCGGCCGTGGGCTTTGGAGACGTTTGGGCCTGAGACTCCCCGCGGAGCTACACCCAGCTTCCAGGAGTTAACCGAGCCAGCTGTCGTGGCTGTGGACCGTCAGGCCATCTTCCCAGATACCTGGAGTCTCACAAAGGAACGTGGACAGCAGAAGGAGAGGGCAAGGCCAGAGCCAGCGGGGCTGGAGAGCAACTGCTCTGCCCCAGTTGACGAAGAGCAGTTAGGTGGAGAGACATCCACAAGGGGAAGCCTGGTCGGGCCAAGCCAGGGACCCGAGATCCCCAGGAGACCAGAGGGCACTACTGAAGCTGCTGCCGCGGCCGAGAGGGAGCAGCCGGAGCTTCCACATGCCATAGTCATGGACACACCCAACGCCACCGAGAGGATTTCCACCTCTGGCCAGGCAGGCGCAAGCTCGCACGGCTGCTGGGCATGGCCCCCGGCGGGCCTGAGTGTGGGCCACTCCTGGCTAACCGCATGCAGCCTCCCACTCTGCGCATGTCTGCTTGGCCAGCAAATCCCAATATATGGTGGCCTGTGTCCCTGACGACCAGCACTCGGCAGTGGGCTCCACGGGGCCAGTGGAATTGCTAGTGACAACCCCCCTCTTGCTTGTTTAAGGCTTTTCCCTGTAGATGAGCTCCCCCTGGCAGCTTGAGGTGATATGTGTGAAATGgttaaaagcatgggctttgggaCCAGGTAGAACTGaatatctgtgtgaccttgggcaaacccccaccagcctcagttttctcatctttgaaatgggggtaataatagaCCATTTTTCCCCGAGGTTGTccagaggattaaatgaggtaatgcctGGAACGTGCTTAGAGCATAGCACACGGTCGTCAAAAAGCTGTGGCTGacgttactattattattatttgctacTGTTATTATTTGCTTCTTGCTTGATTAAAACTTCATGCcctttccaaaaacaaaacaaaacaaaaaaccaaaaccactACAAACTAGTAGGTTATGatataaacatgaaaaactgGTTAAAAGATTTGGAAGGAAAGACCGCATTTTTTATTAcaagtcaaaaaaagaaagaaaaaaacctatgCCCTTTCAAGAATGTCCACTTACATTCTCTCAAAGAATTCTCATAATCCTGTAAGGCAGCCAAGAAAATACTGTAACCCCATTTCAAAGATGGACAAGCTGAGGCCCCTGGAAATGAaatgtcttgcccaaggtcattgcCGACTTGGAGGTGAGTGCTGGGTGCAGGGAGTGTGCTGTGCCGCCTGCCTCCACCGCACCTCAGCTTGGCTCTTCTCTGGTGGTTTTGTGCTGCCCTTCCCTCCCTGGGGCACCCGAGTGTGCACTGAGCAGCACTGGCAGAGCCCAGAGTGGGACTGTGAcagtttccccctcccccctcagaTCCGCTCCGTGATCAGGAGGAGCCGGGAGACGGGCCATGCGCACCCCATGTCCCGGGAGCCCTCCCCTCGCCGCCGGCTGGACCCTGCCACCCTGAGCAGGACCCCATCTCAGGAGCGGCTCATCGCAGAGCTGCAGGGTCGGCTGGGCATCCAGCCGGAGGTGGAGGATGCAGCAAGGGCAGCGGGGGCCTCCACGGAGGACTGGATGACCGAGGGCGTCGTCATCACTGTGCAGCCGCGAGGGAGGCGGGCTGGGGGGCAGCTGGTAGAGAAGGTAGTGGGGAGATGCCCAGGGCTAGGCCAGGGCCAGGTCAGCAGGCCTTCCGATTCTTCCCCAGCGCTGGCCGGAggggaggttgtgtgtgtgtgtggaggggggagggcCGGGTCCTGTATCCTTGGCCCTGTACGGCTGGTCTCATTCTTGGTATCAGAGTGGGAAGGCCTGGGGGAGCCTGGGATGCCACCTCTACCAGCTCCTGCTTGCTGAGCTTATATTTCCTCTGTCTTCttcatctctttccttcctttcttctctccaggTTGTCTTCCCTCCTGGCTCTCCCATTCCCCTGAGAAGAACCTTCTCTGttctgccttctcctcctcctcctgtccctTTGCTCCAACATCACAGAGACGCCTCGGCCAGCAGCTCTGCTCCCCTACCCGGCCTGCCTACCCCTTCCACTCTGGGGCCTTCAGCAATCCCTCGTGGTTCCCCTGAGGTCCAGGGTGCTGGGGCAGGGCCACGGCAGGAGGATGCACAGggcccccctcctccctctcctgtgCCCCACACTTCGAGATCCGTGGGCTGTCAGACCGACGAGGACCCGCTCTTCCCCCCGATGCAGGCAGGCCCTGGGGCCCCAGCACGAGCCCTGCTTGTCCCCACTCTGCACGCGTGTACACATACCCTCCTCCCCTCCATCCACAAACCCAGCACAGCACCTAACACAGTCCCTCCTTAGACCTTGCCTTGACTCTGGACCCCCGTTTAACGTGCTGTCTGCACTCCCACCTTGGGCATCAGCTGTCTGGCTTCCCTGTGGGGCTTCCTTCTGCTGGCCTCTTCCCactgcccctcagccctgcctcAGGCTCCAGCTGAAGAAGCCATTCCCAGAAGGGAAACCAGTACCTGTCCCTGCCTCTGCAGCCCCCAGGCCCAGTACCTGGAAGTCCCCTATGCTGTCTGGCCCAAGTCTCCTCCCCTTCCTGGGTCCCCTGCCTTTGGTTGGCTCAcctgcctctctctcttctccccctggGCCTCTCTCTCCGGGTTGTTTTTCTCTAGACTTTTTCTCCTGATTTTGGTAttgccagtgggggtggggagataaaTCCTCTTATCTCATTCTAAATTCCCTTTTGTGAAGTAGTCCAATAACAaggtctctttttcttccttaattaaaaaaaagtttcttatcCTCGTTTCTTCCCCTATCTAAGATCCAGGGCCTGGAACAAAGAGCGGATGGAGAGCTGGCAGCCGGCTGGCCTCCGAACGGCAGGCAGAGCAGTCCCGAAGGGCAGGACGAGGGAGGGGTCAGTGCCAAGGCTGGGGGCTCAGTGTCCTGCTTGCCATGTTTCCCGGGCCTCGGTCAGGCTGGTGGGGTGCCGTGAGCCCCTCTGACCGCCAGCATGTCTTGCAGATGTCATTCCTACCTCTAGTGCTCTTGAGGCCCCTTGGAGGAGGTTGCACTTTTTGCTTCCATCAACCCACCTGTCTGGAGGGAGAAAGCCCCCAGTGCCACAATGCTGTGAGACACCATCCTAAGCCCCAGAAATCCTGACCTGCCCTCTCTGTTTCTACAGTTCATGACCCAGGGGAAGACGGGCAGCAGCTCTCCGCCAGGGGGACCCCCGAAGCCTGGGAGTCAGCTAGACAGCATGCTGGGGAGCCTGCAGTCTGACCTGAACAAACTAGGGGTTGCCACGGTCGCCAAAGGGGTCTGTGGGGCCTGCAAGAAGCCCATCGCTGGACAGGTGATGGGAGAGCCTGGCAGGGAAAGAGGGAGTGGCAGGTGGGCCTGAGGACCTTTGCTCCTCCAGGAAGGGTGCCCCGTGGCAGGCCAAGGCGTTGAGCCACATTCTGCTTACCTCCTCAGGTCGTGACTGCCATGGGGAAGACGTGGCACCCGGAGCATTTCGTCTGCACCCACTGCCAGGAGGAGATCGGGTCCCGGAACTTCTTTGAGCGGGACGGACAGCCCTACTGTGAAAAGGACTATCACAACCTCTTCTCCCCGCGCTGCTACTACTGTAACGGTCCCATCCTGGATGTGAGTTCCTGGGCACGGTGGGAGGGGCAGCACGCTAGCTCATTGCAGCTTCACCATCACCCTCGGAGGGTGCAGGTGGTGCcatctgaggctcagggaggtcacATCACATGCCCAGGCTCACAAAGCTGGGAAACgggggctgggattcaaacccaaccCTGATGGCATGGCCTCCGAATGCACGTCAGGCAGcccaccttcctcccacctcccatcccagATTCCCTGCCTCAGAGACTCCCAGAGGTTAGGAGCCCTGcccaaataaatggagaggaGGGTAAGTCTCTCCTCTCCTGCTGTGTGACATTAGGGAAATGCCTAGGCTCTCTGAGCCTAAGTTTTTTCACTTAGAGTCATAATGGAACCTATGACCTTGACtgcttgtgaggattaaaggagagaGAGTGTGCTTGGCATGTCACCTCCTTTAATAAGTCAGAATTCTCAGCGGTATTCAGAGCACAGTCAGGAGAGACCCCCATTTTGGCACTGTTTGCTCTTTCCTTGGCTGGGAGCTAGGGGTGGGGGTTATGTGGGAAGGATAGCCTTGCCTGTGAGTCTCAGTTGTAGGATCTGTCCAGTGGGGTGGCAGCTCAGCTCTTGACCCCACATTTTGCTTTCACAGAAAGTGGTGACAGCCCTTGATCGGACGTGGCACCCCGAGCACTTCTTCTGTGCCCAGTGTGGCGCCTTCTTTGGTCCTGAAGGTACAGACCAGCAGACTAGCTTGCTGCTCC
Protein-coding regions in this window:
- the PXN gene encoding paxillin isoform X4, producing the protein MDDLDALLEDLESTTSHISKRPVFLSEETPYSYPTGNHTYQEIAVPPPVPPPPSSEALNGTILDPLDQWQPSASRFIHQQPQSPPPVYGSGAKTPSASIPQDGVGPPCPRAGEEEHVYSFPNKQKSTEPSPTVMSSSLGSNLSELDRLLLELNAVQHNPPGFPADEANSSPLLPGTLSPHYGIPENNSLLGGKAGPLMKEKPKRNGGRGLEDVRPSVESLLDELESSVPSPVPAITVNQAEMSSPQRVTSSQQQTRISASSATRELDELMASLSDFKFMTQGKTGSSSPPGGPPKPGSQLDSMLGSLQSDLNKLGVATVAKGVCGACKKPIAGQVVTAMGKTWHPEHFVCTHCQEEIGSRNFFERDGQPYCEKDYHNLFSPRCYYCNGPILDKVVTALDRTWHPEHFFCAQCGAFFGPEGFHEKDGKAYCRKDYFDMFAPKCGGCTRAILENYISALNTLWHPECFVCRECFTPFINGSFFEHDGQPYCEVHYHERRGSLCSGCQKPITGRCITAMAKKFHPEHFVCAFCLKQLNKGTFKEQNDKPYCQNCFLKLFC
- the PXN gene encoding paxillin isoform X3, translated to MDDLDALLEDLESTTSHISKRPVFLSEETPYSYPTGNHTYQEIAVPPPVPPPPSSEALNGTILDPLDQWQPSASRFIHQQPQSPPPVYGSGAKTPSASIPQDGVGPPCPRAGEEEHVYSFPNKQKSTEPSPTVMSSSLGSNLSELDRLLLELNAVQHNPPGFPADEANSSPLLPGTLSPHYGIPENNSLLGGKAGPLMKEKPKRNGGRGLEDVRPSVESLLDELESSVPSPVPAITVNQAEMSSPQRVTSSQQQTRISASSATRELDELMASLSDFKIQGLEQRADGELAAGWPPNGRQSSPEGQDEGGFMTQGKTGSSSPPGGPPKPGSQLDSMLGSLQSDLNKLGVATVAKGVCGACKKPIAGQVVTAMGKTWHPEHFVCTHCQEEIGSRNFFERDGQPYCEKDYHNLFSPRCYYCNGPILDKVVTALDRTWHPEHFFCAQCGAFFGPEGFHEKDGKAYCRKDYFDMFAPKCGGCTRAILENYISALNTLWHPECFVCRECFTPFINGSFFEHDGQPYCEVHYHERRGSLCSGCQKPITGRCITAMAKKFHPEHFVCAFCLKQLNKGTFKEQNDKPYCQNCFLKLFC
- the PXN gene encoding paxillin isoform X1 translates to MDDLDALLEDLESTTSHISKRPVFLSEETPYSYPTGNHTYQEIAVPPPVPPPPSSEALNGTILDPLDQWQPSASRFIHQQPQSPPPVYGSGAKTPSASIPQDGVGPPCPRAGEEEHVYSFPNKQKSTEPSPTVMSSSLGSNLSELDRLLLELNAVQHNPPGFPADEANSSPLLPGTLSPHYGIPENNSLLGGKAGPLMKEKPKRNGGRGLEDVRPSVESLLDELESSVPSPVPAITVNQAEMSSPQRVTSSQQQTRISASSATRELDELMASLSDFKTSSSAVALNSLGLLPSSAPSSHHILPSPPPPPPPGPSVFLPSATKPSPGGHCHTPEGLCVAVNDKGQGLVPPAAPSWLDLAGLGVTADTPDSRCPSVEDSRGPFGTASQARVRSLTSLTSERSRAPHSHTPPGAGCVGSQEPRDPQGLSANRGHPEEAVAVTWERPWALETFGPETPRGATPSFQELTEPAVVAVDRQAIFPDTWSLTKERGQQKERARPEPAGLESNCSAPVDEEQLGGETSTRGSLVGPSQGPEIPRRPEGTTEAAAAAEREQPELPHAIVMDTPNATERISTSGQIRSVIRRSRETGHAHPMSREPSPRRRLDPATLSRTPSQERLIAELQGRLGIQPEVEDAARAAGASTEDWMTEGVVITVQPRGRRAGGQLVEKVVFPPGSPIPLRRTFSVLPSPPPPVPLLQHHRDASASSSAPLPGLPTPSTLGPSAIPRGSPEVQGAGAGPRQEDAQGPPPPSPVPHTSRSVGCQTDEDPLFPPMQIQGLEQRADGELAAGWPPNGRQSSPEGQDEGGFMTQGKTGSSSPPGGPPKPGSQLDSMLGSLQSDLNKLGVATVAKGVCGACKKPIAGQVVTAMGKTWHPEHFVCTHCQEEIGSRNFFERDGQPYCEKDYHNLFSPRCYYCNGPILDKVVTALDRTWHPEHFFCAQCGAFFGPEGFHEKDGKAYCRKDYFDMFAPKCGGCTRAILENYISALNTLWHPECFVCRECFTPFINGSFFEHDGQPYCEVHYHERRGSLCSGCQKPITGRCITAMAKKFHPEHFVCAFCLKQLNKGTFKEQNDKPYCQNCFLKLFC
- the PXN gene encoding paxillin isoform X2; translation: MSSSLGSNLSELDRLLLELNAVQHNPPGFPADEANSSPLLPGTLSPHYGIPENNSLLGGKAGPLMKEKPKRNGGRGLEDVRPSVESLLDELESSVPSPVPAITVNQAEMSSPQRVTSSQQQTRISASSATRELDELMASLSDFKTSSSAVALNSLGLLPSSAPSSHHILPSPPPPPPPGPSVFLPSATKPSPGGHCHTPEGLCVAVNDKGQGLVPPAAPSWLDLAGLGVTADTPDSRCPSVEDSRGPFGTASQARVRSLTSLTSERSRAPHSHTPPGAGCVGSQEPRDPQGLSANRGHPEEAVAVTWERPWALETFGPETPRGATPSFQELTEPAVVAVDRQAIFPDTWSLTKERGQQKERARPEPAGLESNCSAPVDEEQLGGETSTRGSLVGPSQGPEIPRRPEGTTEAAAAAEREQPELPHAIVMDTPNATERISTSGQIRSVIRRSRETGHAHPMSREPSPRRRLDPATLSRTPSQERLIAELQGRLGIQPEVEDAARAAGASTEDWMTEGVVITVQPRGRRAGGQLVEKVVFPPGSPIPLRRTFSVLPSPPPPVPLLQHHRDASASSSAPLPGLPTPSTLGPSAIPRGSPEVQGAGAGPRQEDAQGPPPPSPVPHTSRSVGCQTDEDPLFPPMQIQGLEQRADGELAAGWPPNGRQSSPEGQDEGGFMTQGKTGSSSPPGGPPKPGSQLDSMLGSLQSDLNKLGVATVAKGVCGACKKPIAGQVVTAMGKTWHPEHFVCTHCQEEIGSRNFFERDGQPYCEKDYHNLFSPRCYYCNGPILDKVVTALDRTWHPEHFFCAQCGAFFGPEGFHEKDGKAYCRKDYFDMFAPKCGGCTRAILENYISALNTLWHPECFVCRECFTPFINGSFFEHDGQPYCEVHYHERRGSLCSGCQKPITGRCITAMAKKFHPEHFVCAFCLKQLNKGTFKEQNDKPYCQNCFLKLFC